The proteins below are encoded in one region of Segatella copri:
- a CDS encoding UvrD-helicase domain-containing protein — protein MSSQLTVYKASAGSGKTFTLAREYMTLVIANPASYRTILAVTFTNKATEEMKMRILGKLYEIAHGLPEANDYVNQIQQALPYLSSKQIQKNAESALHLLIHNYNYFRVMTIDTFFQSVLRNLARELDLTANLRIELNDYQIEQHAVDELIESLEDTDRLLFWIMDYIKENIDDDKSWNVIGQIKKFGENIFKDYYKAHSDKLTELMEQEDFFKDFTDRMKKMRNKAKEQLKEIAATFFDSLEEEGFTSDDLAGKTRGIWSYFNKLKNGKYSDDDLHNDTFCKCRESPEAWVKKSDVKNCTDIFNYVESVLYPILLFAEDNRPRLTRIFKSTDLTIKHLNQLRLLGSIDKKVREMNREANRFLLSDTQTLLNSLIKDSDSPFIFEKIGTQLDHIMIDEFQDTSTIQWKNFKVLLEETMSREDAGNLIVGDVKQSIYRWRSGDWRLLNNIDKEFNKSAKKVSIETLGTNFRSDRNIIEFNNAFFTEAVKLEIEDLKDKCPEECKQLESAYSDVCQQVPVHHSNPNGSISIQLLGGENIEDRMMQTTLDTVDKLVERGVPCNKIAILVRSNRNIQDIAEYFMNHSDYPLVSDEAFRLDASQAVCTLVNALYILVHPNDNIALATLNKFCDTYSVAGNMPEQLLTNRTEYLEMPLFDLTERLFAELKLGEIKDMIKQTAYICTFYDCLSKYLTDNSSDITGFLKEWDNRIHEKSIHSDGDGGIRFLTIHKSKGLEYDHVIMPYCDWQLEKANTIWCTPQEAPYNELPLVPIDFSAKLMKQSIYEADYNHEHLQNIVDNLNLLYVAFTRASHNLIVIGKRANSAYRSAIIESVLDKVASRLEANDVKMELTGIGSDAKTDDISFCYNEIYVPDSSKKSNEKKDTNVLSAYSQPLEIKINVTPEMPEFRQSNQSRDFIKRDETEEQQKFYIKMGTILHNLFSTIRTVDDIDGALKQLELDGLLYDQDLTPEKIKEMIRKRLESPKVAKWFDKELTILNECSILTVENGKVAEYRPDRVMQNSKKETIVVDFKFGKQKVEHHEQVRKYIGLLKSMGHHRVKGYLWYVYPNRIVEVIK, from the coding sequence ATGAGTTCACAACTAACTGTTTATAAAGCAAGTGCAGGATCAGGTAAAACATTTACTTTAGCTCGCGAGTATATGACACTCGTGATAGCTAATCCTGCTTCCTACAGAACCATTCTTGCAGTAACCTTCACCAACAAAGCTACTGAAGAAATGAAAATGCGTATCTTAGGAAAATTATACGAAATTGCACACGGACTACCAGAAGCTAACGATTATGTAAATCAAATACAACAGGCTTTACCGTATCTTTCATCCAAACAAATTCAGAAAAATGCAGAATCAGCCCTGCATTTGCTCATACACAATTATAACTATTTCCGGGTTATGACCATCGATACGTTCTTTCAGAGTGTATTGAGAAATCTAGCACGTGAACTTGATCTGACTGCCAATTTACGGATAGAACTCAATGACTATCAAATAGAACAGCATGCCGTTGATGAACTTATAGAAAGTCTTGAAGATACCGATCGTCTACTTTTCTGGATTATGGATTATATCAAAGAAAATATTGATGATGATAAGAGTTGGAATGTCATAGGACAAATCAAGAAATTCGGTGAGAACATATTCAAGGATTATTACAAAGCTCATTCCGACAAGCTGACAGAATTGATGGAACAAGAAGATTTCTTCAAGGATTTTACCGACCGAATGAAGAAAATGCGCAATAAGGCAAAAGAGCAGCTTAAAGAAATTGCTGCTACTTTTTTCGATTCCCTTGAAGAAGAAGGCTTTACGTCAGACGACTTAGCAGGAAAAACGAGAGGTATTTGGAGCTATTTCAACAAGCTGAAAAATGGCAAATACAGTGATGATGATCTACATAATGATACTTTCTGTAAATGTCGGGAAAGTCCGGAAGCATGGGTCAAAAAATCTGATGTAAAAAATTGTACTGATATCTTCAATTATGTAGAATCGGTGCTCTACCCTATTCTGCTGTTTGCAGAAGATAATCGTCCCAGACTCACCCGAATCTTCAAAAGTACCGATCTGACCATAAAGCATCTTAATCAGCTCCGACTTTTGGGAAGCATAGATAAAAAAGTCAGGGAGATGAACAGAGAGGCAAACCGTTTCCTTTTGAGCGATACTCAGACCTTGCTCAACTCACTGATAAAGGATAGCGATTCGCCATTCATCTTTGAAAAGATTGGCACTCAACTCGACCATATAATGATTGACGAGTTCCAAGATACTAGCACCATCCAATGGAAGAACTTTAAAGTGCTGCTCGAAGAAACCATGAGTAGAGAAGATGCAGGTAACCTCATTGTTGGTGACGTAAAACAAAGTATTTACAGATGGCGATCCGGCGATTGGAGACTGCTCAATAATATTGATAAAGAATTTAATAAAAGCGCGAAAAAAGTAAGCATAGAAACTTTGGGTACCAACTTCCGCTCTGATAGAAACATCATAGAGTTTAACAATGCTTTTTTCACAGAAGCAGTAAAATTGGAGATTGAAGACCTGAAAGATAAATGTCCTGAGGAATGTAAACAGCTGGAAAGCGCATATAGCGATGTCTGCCAGCAAGTACCAGTCCACCATTCTAATCCTAATGGTTCTATCAGTATCCAGCTCCTGGGCGGTGAAAATATTGAAGACAGAATGATGCAAACCACACTGGACACTGTAGACAAGTTGGTTGAAAGAGGTGTTCCTTGCAACAAAATAGCAATCCTGGTAAGAAGCAACCGTAACATACAGGACATTGCTGAGTATTTTATGAACCATTCCGACTATCCGTTGGTTTCAGATGAGGCATTCAGGCTGGATGCCTCCCAAGCAGTATGCACATTGGTTAACGCTCTCTACATACTGGTACACCCAAATGACAATATTGCATTAGCAACTCTCAACAAGTTTTGTGACACGTATTCTGTAGCAGGAAATATGCCGGAACAACTTTTGACCAATCGTACTGAGTATCTGGAAATGCCACTGTTCGATCTCACAGAACGCCTTTTTGCAGAACTTAAACTTGGCGAAATAAAAGACATGATCAAGCAAACTGCCTACATCTGTACTTTTTATGATTGCTTAAGTAAATATCTCACAGATAACAGTAGTGATATCACAGGATTTCTGAAAGAATGGGATAACCGTATTCACGAAAAAAGCATTCATAGCGATGGCGATGGAGGTATCAGATTCCTTACTATACATAAGAGTAAGGGACTGGAATACGATCATGTTATCATGCCTTACTGTGACTGGCAACTAGAAAAAGCCAACACTATCTGGTGCACACCGCAAGAAGCTCCATACAACGAACTTCCACTGGTACCTATAGATTTCAGTGCTAAACTGATGAAGCAAAGTATATATGAAGCAGATTATAATCATGAACATCTGCAAAACATAGTCGACAATTTGAATCTGCTTTATGTAGCCTTCACACGTGCCAGTCACAACCTGATTGTAATTGGCAAACGAGCTAATAGTGCATATCGTTCTGCCATTATTGAATCAGTACTCGACAAGGTAGCCAGTCGACTTGAAGCTAATGATGTAAAGATGGAGTTAACAGGAATAGGTTCTGATGCCAAAACAGATGACATATCTTTCTGCTATAATGAAATATATGTACCTGATTCTTCCAAGAAATCAAACGAGAAGAAGGATACAAACGTGCTCTCAGCCTATTCTCAACCTTTAGAAATTAAAATAAATGTTACGCCTGAAATGCCAGAATTCAGACAGAGTAACCAGAGCCGTGACTTTATAAAGCGTGATGAAACTGAAGAGCAACAGAAGTTTTATATCAAAATGGGTACCATTTTGCACAACCTCTTTTCTACAATCCGCACGGTTGATGATATTGATGGAGCCCTGAAACAGTTGGAGTTAGACGGACTTTTATACGATCAAGACCTCACACCAGAGAAAATAAAGGAGATGATCAGGAAAAGACTTGAATCACCAAAGGTCGCAAAATGGTTTGACAAGGAACTGACCATACTAAATGAATGTTCTATCCTGACAGTTGAAAATGGAAAAGTGGCAGAATACCGTCCAGACCGCGTGATGCAAAACTCAAAAAAAGAGACAATAGTTGTAGACTTCAAATTCGGTAAACAGAAAGTAGAACACCATGAACAGGTTAGAAAATACATCGGCTTGTTAAAAAGTATGGGACATCACCGAGTAAAAGGTTATCTATGGTATGTATACCCTAACAGAATAGTTGAAGTAATAAAATAA
- a CDS encoding DUF5686 family protein has protein sequence MKKYQTHIILTIIFCMMAIAAHARRMSPRDTFSDSVMCLVFKYSQSVDTTGRAEHKSYAYTKFQIKTNKRNATLMLVPTMYAVAHGGGRRFISEYYNQMTLDANGRPVAKRLLNISTIPHRSNTLSSVLKYMTPTVYGETLFETNILSPFHYKNRRYYKYAVTQLPFGKAQVYVYPRLKNTQVIEARAIVDSQSGKISMVDFEGEYDMTRFYISIIMGKDGFGSLSPARCSMRANFSFMGNKITGMYTTVYGLPKILSDSLNNVADTALMAKVRPIELNQDEADIYKKFYEKRKQITDSLNNNIPEKNFAKDILWDVIGDNVLNRISQGFGKQNQGYFRISPILNPLYMGYSERKGIVYKFDLKGGYRFTENLELGLRFKGGYSMKQHRFYFNIPLTFNYNPKHNGYLKLEIGNGNRISNNRVARKMLGISKPEDNDFLYPLFSEYPGLSLPEISTDIEANNRKLTEFKDDYLRLTNHWSFNDYIGFEVGLVSHQRKAVVESFYKLFNYPSKYVSVAPAVALELLPWGKKGSIFKIDYEKGWINLLGSNIDYERVEADAQTIFQASRRQSYSIRLGAGFYTRKGDHWDFVDYTNFHDDNIPGGWNDSWSGEFELLPSQWYNASDYYVRGNFTYEAPMIATAWLPLIGKYIEAERLYVSSLVVNHLHPYTEWGYGVTTRAITLGIFAAFKNTKFNGIGCRFGFELFRDW, from the coding sequence ATGAAGAAATATCAAACACACATCATTTTGACGATTATCTTCTGCATGATGGCTATTGCAGCACATGCAAGAAGAATGTCACCGAGAGACACCTTTAGTGACTCGGTGATGTGTTTGGTATTTAAATATTCACAATCTGTTGACACAACAGGTAGAGCTGAGCACAAGAGTTATGCCTACACTAAATTTCAAATCAAAACAAACAAACGTAATGCAACGCTCATGCTAGTACCGACAATGTATGCGGTGGCTCATGGCGGTGGCAGAAGATTCATCAGCGAGTATTATAACCAAATGACGCTAGACGCAAATGGCAGACCAGTTGCCAAGCGTTTGCTGAACATAAGCACCATTCCGCATAGAAGCAACACATTGTCATCAGTTTTGAAATACATGACTCCAACGGTATATGGAGAAACACTTTTCGAAACGAATATTCTTTCTCCTTTCCACTATAAGAATCGCAGATATTATAAATATGCCGTCACCCAATTACCATTCGGCAAAGCTCAAGTCTACGTATATCCACGTCTCAAAAACACCCAAGTTATTGAAGCACGTGCCATTGTTGATTCCCAAAGCGGAAAGATAAGCATGGTAGACTTTGAGGGCGAATATGATATGACCCGTTTCTATATCTCTATTATTATGGGTAAAGACGGATTTGGTTCACTTTCTCCTGCAAGGTGCAGCATGAGAGCCAACTTCAGTTTTATGGGTAACAAGATAACGGGCATGTATACAACTGTATACGGACTGCCGAAAATATTAAGTGATTCGCTCAATAATGTTGCCGACACAGCATTAATGGCAAAAGTGCGCCCAATTGAGTTAAACCAAGATGAGGCTGACATATACAAAAAATTCTACGAAAAAAGGAAACAAATAACAGATTCCTTGAATAACAACATACCAGAGAAAAACTTTGCAAAAGACATACTTTGGGATGTTATCGGTGACAATGTATTAAACAGAATTTCCCAAGGCTTCGGAAAGCAAAACCAAGGCTACTTCCGTATCAGTCCTATTCTCAACCCACTCTATATGGGATACTCCGAGCGAAAAGGAATTGTATACAAGTTTGACCTGAAGGGAGGCTACAGGTTTACAGAAAATCTGGAATTGGGGCTTCGCTTTAAAGGAGGTTACAGTATGAAACAACACAGATTTTATTTCAATATACCATTGACATTCAACTATAACCCGAAGCACAATGGATATCTGAAGTTAGAAATCGGTAATGGTAATAGAATATCGAATAATCGTGTTGCACGAAAGATGTTAGGCATCAGCAAACCAGAAGATAACGATTTTCTATATCCACTATTCTCAGAATATCCAGGATTGTCATTACCGGAAATTTCTACAGATATTGAGGCAAACAACAGAAAACTGACAGAGTTTAAAGATGATTACCTTCGTCTTACTAACCACTGGAGTTTCAACGACTATATCGGTTTTGAAGTAGGTTTAGTTTCACATCAACGAAAAGCTGTAGTAGAAAGTTTCTATAAACTGTTTAATTATCCAAGCAAATATGTGTCAGTAGCACCAGCTGTAGCTTTAGAACTGTTACCATGGGGAAAGAAAGGGTCGATTTTTAAAATAGACTACGAAAAGGGATGGATAAACCTACTAGGTTCAAACATAGACTACGAACGGGTTGAAGCAGATGCACAAACTATTTTTCAAGCATCACGCCGTCAATCATATTCTATAAGGTTAGGAGCTGGCTTTTATACCCGCAAAGGTGATCATTGGGACTTCGTTGACTATACCAATTTCCATGACGACAATATTCCTGGAGGCTGGAATGATAGTTGGAGTGGAGAATTCGAATTACTGCCATCCCAATGGTATAATGCCAGTGATTATTACGTTCGCGGAAATTTCACTTATGAAGCTCCCATGATTGCAACTGCATGGCTCCCCCTGATTGGGAAATATATAGAAGCCGAGCGTCTATATGTAAGCAGTCTTGTTGTAAACCATTTACACCCATACACAGAATGGGGATATGGAGTAACAACAAGAGCTATTACCCTAGGAATTTTTGCAGCCTTCAAAAACACGAAGTTTAATGGCATAGGCTGTCGCTTCGGTTTTGAACTATTTAGAGATTGGTAA
- a CDS encoding sigma-70 family RNA polymerase sigma factor — protein sequence MRQLKIQKSITNRNSEALDKYLVEIGRAPMVSIDEEIELAQAIRKGGRAGERAKNKLIEANLRFVVSVAKQYQHQGLTLTDLIDEGNIGLIKAAERFDETRGFKFISYAVWWIRQSILQAIAEQSRIVRLPLNQVGSLNKVNQEINKFEQENQRRPSVEELAARTGVDEDKISQSMAASGHHVSIDAPFSDDDDNSMADVMASGDDARTDKQVDHESMAQDLRQVLKVCLKDRELKIICACYGIGETEKGLEEIGDKMGLTRERVRQIREKSITKLRESGKIGILMKYLG from the coding sequence ATGAGACAGCTTAAGATACAAAAGAGTATAACCAATCGTAATAGTGAAGCCCTCGACAAATATCTTGTAGAGATAGGTAGAGCCCCAATGGTTTCTATTGATGAAGAAATAGAATTGGCTCAAGCTATCCGCAAGGGAGGTAGAGCTGGCGAAAGAGCAAAAAATAAGTTGATTGAAGCCAACTTACGTTTTGTGGTGTCGGTAGCAAAACAATATCAGCACCAGGGACTCACCTTGACAGACTTGATTGACGAAGGAAACATCGGACTCATCAAAGCTGCGGAACGCTTCGACGAAACACGAGGGTTCAAATTTATCTCATACGCTGTATGGTGGATTCGTCAGAGTATTTTACAGGCAATAGCAGAGCAAAGCCGAATTGTTCGACTTCCTCTCAACCAGGTAGGATCACTCAATAAGGTAAACCAGGAAATTAATAAGTTTGAGCAGGAAAACCAACGTCGTCCAAGCGTTGAAGAACTTGCTGCCAGAACGGGTGTTGACGAGGACAAGATTTCTCAGAGCATGGCTGCCAGTGGTCATCATGTAAGCATCGATGCTCCATTCAGTGATGACGATGACAACTCTATGGCAGATGTAATGGCAAGCGGAGACGATGCCAGAACAGACAAGCAGGTTGACCATGAAAGTATGGCACAAGACCTAAGACAGGTTTTAAAAGTTTGCCTCAAGGATCGCGAACTGAAAATTATCTGCGCATGCTACGGAATTGGGGAAACCGAAAAGGGACTCGAGGAAATTGGTGATAAAATGGGACTAACCCGTGAGCGAGTTCGCCAAATAAGAGAAAAAAGCATCACCAAACTGAGAGAATCCGGGAAGATAGGAATCCTTATGAAATATCTTGGTTAG
- a CDS encoding GH25 family lysozyme codes for MKKKILYITSLVLILLAAASTWSYYCLNPSSDRVNKAKANIKVYSHYELIQNGKTILRFDEDTTTLAANFMNRWALIPSCEGRLAACYNNSISRNHYLGKDADSIFNFKEKVDSLDSLYRDSKWKVGELNYYIHSHSVLDAGYNSICAYTQHELELRDSAKKLIDSLKHVQKKGHFKLKRSISYQAYYRDENGKWKSQACKLIKAMNGETAQGSRTFQLSSETTPEGVKAISPQLAASLATAHGVTLRRSIDYTLLPDSLGYYRGTTDSIYQPNGHGCWQGYDGTYYEGYWKNGKREGFGFSIAPKKPLRIGEWKNDRYKGERLVYTSERIYGIDLSKYQHGKGRKKYAINWNRLRITHLGRLSKKTISGTVNFPIRFIYIKSTEGKSMLNPYYRKDYRDAKAHGYKVGTYHFFTTITPAAEQARHFLKHSIIRKGDFPPVLDVEPLPSQIKKMGGSGVLFARIRTWLRIVERATGVKPILYISQTFVNRYLPKAPDLKHNYQVWIARYGEYKPDIRLVYWQLCPDGRVAGIHGEVDINVFNGYDDAFQSFVKNKTVK; via the coding sequence ATGAAAAAGAAAATATTATATATCACAAGTTTAGTTCTCATTCTGCTGGCTGCCGCCAGCACATGGAGCTATTATTGTCTGAACCCATCAAGTGATAGAGTGAACAAGGCAAAAGCAAACATAAAAGTATACAGTCACTACGAATTAATTCAAAATGGAAAAACAATACTCCGATTCGACGAAGACACTACGACACTGGCTGCCAACTTTATGAACCGTTGGGCGTTGATTCCTTCATGTGAAGGAAGACTTGCCGCCTGCTACAACAACAGCATCAGCCGGAATCACTATCTAGGCAAAGATGCGGATAGCATCTTTAACTTTAAAGAGAAAGTTGATTCTTTAGACAGTTTGTATAGAGACTCCAAATGGAAAGTTGGAGAACTGAACTATTATATTCACTCTCATTCTGTCCTGGATGCAGGCTACAACTCTATTTGCGCTTATACCCAACACGAACTGGAACTACGCGATTCTGCCAAGAAACTGATTGATTCCCTGAAACATGTACAGAAAAAGGGACATTTCAAGTTGAAACGCTCCATTTCATATCAAGCCTATTATAGAGACGAGAACGGAAAATGGAAGAGCCAGGCATGCAAACTCATCAAAGCAATGAATGGAGAAACTGCACAAGGAAGCCGCACATTCCAACTTTCCTCAGAAACAACTCCTGAAGGGGTTAAAGCTATTTCACCTCAACTTGCAGCATCTTTAGCAACAGCTCATGGAGTCACACTTCGACGCTCTATTGATTACACCCTCTTACCTGATTCGCTAGGATATTATCGGGGTACAACCGACAGTATCTATCAACCAAACGGTCATGGATGCTGGCAAGGATACGATGGAACCTATTATGAAGGTTACTGGAAAAACGGGAAACGTGAAGGATTCGGATTCAGCATTGCTCCCAAGAAGCCTTTACGAATAGGAGAATGGAAAAATGACCGCTATAAAGGCGAAAGACTCGTATATACATCGGAACGTATTTATGGCATTGATCTGAGCAAATACCAGCATGGAAAAGGCAGAAAAAAATATGCTATCAACTGGAACCGTTTACGCATTACACATCTTGGACGTCTCAGCAAAAAGACCATATCAGGAACAGTAAACTTCCCTATTCGCTTCATCTATATCAAGAGTACAGAAGGTAAATCGATGTTAAATCCATATTATAGAAAAGATTATCGTGATGCAAAAGCACATGGTTACAAGGTTGGAACCTATCACTTCTTTACCACCATAACACCTGCTGCCGAACAGGCACGACACTTTCTGAAACACAGTATCATTAGGAAAGGCGATTTTCCTCCTGTTCTTGATGTTGAACCGCTTCCTAGTCAAATCAAGAAAATGGGAGGGTCTGGAGTATTGTTTGCACGCATTAGAACTTGGCTTAGAATTGTAGAAAGAGCAACAGGTGTTAAGCCTATTCTTTACATCAGCCAAACTTTCGTAAATCGCTATCTGCCAAAGGCTCCCGATCTGAAACATAACTACCAGGTTTGGATTGCACGATATGGAGAGTATAAACCAGACATCCGATTGGTATATTGGCAACTCTGCCCCGACGGAAGAGTAGCAGGAATACATGGAGAGGTAGACATCAACGTGTTTAACGGATACGATGACGCTTTTCAAAGTTTTGTTAAGAACAAGACCGTAAAATAA
- the tilS gene encoding tRNA lysidine(34) synthetase TilS, whose translation MNKIENIVKKYIIHHGMFKWQTPYIVALSGGADSVALLLILKNIGLNISAAHCNFHLRGEESDRDEQFCVNLCQQQGISLSRIHFDTYAYAHLHKVSIEMAARNLRYSYFAQLVKDLHAGGICVAHHRDDNVETLLLNLLRGSGVDGLAGIAPKNGNILRPLLCISRQDILQYLKEKKQDFVTDSTNLEDDALRNKIRHHVVPLLESINPAASENIALTAKYIRQAKSILESMDSISTTDSNRKVIYIPKVSVMNAPSPEFILHKELGRYGFHGNVIDDICESLFSQDRGVGKIWKNEDYMIVIDREQLLISNIKDLNNIQEQRAFRLPEEGIYNMDEGTQIKIRIFSHMSDFMPSKESQCITLDAEKVSFPLTYRLVKEGDRFQPFGMKGSKLLSDYMTDRKFDYIQKKTQHVLTDSKGEIIWLIGERTSEKTKITETTKKILEVIIK comes from the coding sequence ATGAACAAAATTGAAAATATCGTCAAAAAATATATTATTCACCATGGTATGTTCAAGTGGCAAACACCATATATCGTTGCCTTGTCCGGAGGTGCCGATAGCGTTGCCCTATTGCTTATCTTGAAAAATATAGGACTGAATATTTCTGCGGCGCACTGTAACTTTCACCTTCGCGGCGAAGAGAGTGACAGAGACGAGCAATTTTGTGTAAATCTGTGCCAACAACAGGGAATCAGTTTGTCTCGAATCCATTTTGATACTTATGCTTATGCCCATTTGCACAAGGTAAGTATCGAAATGGCTGCACGCAACTTACGCTACAGCTATTTTGCCCAATTAGTAAAAGACTTGCATGCAGGAGGCATTTGTGTGGCCCATCATCGCGATGACAATGTAGAAACTTTACTTCTGAATCTGTTAAGAGGATCTGGAGTAGACGGATTAGCAGGCATCGCCCCCAAAAACGGAAATATTCTGCGCCCTCTTCTCTGCATCAGCCGACAGGATATATTGCAATACCTAAAAGAAAAAAAGCAAGATTTTGTCACAGATTCAACAAATTTGGAAGACGATGCTTTAAGAAATAAAATTCGCCATCATGTAGTACCTCTTTTAGAAAGTATCAACCCGGCAGCAAGTGAAAATATCGCTCTCACTGCCAAATACATACGCCAAGCGAAAAGTATACTTGAGAGCATGGATAGCATCAGTACAACCGACTCTAATAGGAAAGTTATATATATCCCTAAAGTATCTGTCATGAATGCTCCAAGTCCGGAATTCATACTCCATAAGGAATTAGGCAGATATGGTTTTCATGGCAATGTCATTGATGACATCTGTGAAAGCCTCTTCAGTCAGGATCGTGGTGTCGGTAAAATCTGGAAAAACGAAGACTATATGATAGTCATCGACAGAGAACAGCTGTTGATCTCTAACATAAAAGACTTGAATAACATTCAGGAGCAAAGAGCGTTCCGACTGCCAGAAGAAGGCATTTACAACATGGACGAAGGAACCCAAATCAAGATAAGAATCTTCTCGCATATGAGTGACTTCATGCCAAGCAAAGAATCGCAATGTATCACTTTGGATGCTGAAAAAGTCAGTTTTCCCCTCACCTACCGACTGGTAAAAGAAGGCGACAGATTTCAACCTTTCGGCATGAAGGGTAGCAAACTGTTGAGTGACTATATGACCGATAGGAAATTTGACTATATACAAAAGAAGACACAGCATGTATTAACTGATAGTAAAGGTGAAATCATCTGGCTTATCGGCGAACGTACGTCTGAAAAAACAAAGATTACCGAAACCACCAAGAAAATATTGGAGGTCATCATCAAATGA
- the kdsB gene encoding 3-deoxy-manno-octulosonate cytidylyltransferase, with product MKFIGIIPARYASTRFPGKPLAMLDGKPVIQHVYEKVATCLEAAYVATDDERIFNAVEAFGGKAVMTRKDHKSGTDRIEEAIEKIGGDWDVIVNVQGDEPFVDKSQLETICQCFDDPTTQIATLGKAFTSMEAVKNPNSPKIVVDNQGFAMYFSRSIIPYVRGKEEEEWLKSFPYLKHLGIYAYRKEVLKEVTKLPQSSLEIAESLEQLRWLQNGYKIKVGTTDVETVGIDTPEDLQRAEDFLKNRK from the coding sequence ATGAAATTTATAGGAATTATTCCAGCAAGATACGCATCAACACGTTTCCCGGGAAAGCCACTTGCCATGTTAGATGGCAAACCAGTGATACAGCATGTTTATGAGAAAGTAGCAACTTGTCTAGAAGCAGCCTATGTTGCAACAGACGATGAGCGAATTTTCAATGCTGTAGAAGCATTTGGCGGTAAAGCTGTTATGACGCGCAAGGATCATAAGAGCGGTACTGACCGCATAGAAGAAGCTATCGAAAAAATTGGTGGAGACTGGGATGTCATTGTCAATGTTCAAGGAGATGAACCTTTTGTTGACAAGAGTCAACTGGAAACCATCTGCCAGTGTTTTGATGACCCAACAACCCAAATTGCCACTTTAGGAAAAGCATTTACCAGTATGGAAGCTGTAAAAAATCCTAATAGTCCAAAGATTGTTGTAGACAATCAAGGCTTTGCTATGTATTTCTCTCGCAGCATCATTCCATACGTAAGAGGAAAAGAAGAGGAAGAATGGCTCAAGAGTTTTCCTTATCTGAAACATTTGGGCATCTATGCTTACCGCAAAGAAGTTTTAAAAGAGGTAACCAAACTGCCACAAAGCTCACTAGAAATAGCAGAGAGCCTGGAACAACTTCGATGGCTGCAGAATGGCTACAAGATAAAAGTTGGTACTACAGATGTAGAAACTGTAGGCATCGACACGCCAGAAGATTTGCAGCGGGCAGAAGACTTTTTGAAAAACAGAAAGTAA